Proteins co-encoded in one Arachis hypogaea cultivar Tifrunner chromosome 11, arahy.Tifrunner.gnm2.J5K5, whole genome shotgun sequence genomic window:
- the LOC112722727 gene encoding protein TIFY 3B, with protein MACLKPDELELVGRGEQGSHHAMERIGDANVGSNNNNMADDASMMHFPANWPMPASGLNASAPTHFTILFNGNTFVYDGINTEKVQEIMLIAAAYAKSAEVKIGTQSSFTPLIPTSTSSSPAQRNSNNLPSKQSVCFPAEKSSICRLQEFPLARRQSLQRFLEKRRVRLFSKAPYGFSKNMAGLYDDNSPGNIENSFYDDNSPQDFAS; from the exons ATGGCTTGTTTGAAACCTGATGAGTTGGAGCTTGTTGGTAGAGGAGAGCAAGGTTCTCATCATGCTATGGAAAGAATTGGTGATGCTAATGTTGgttccaacaacaacaacatggcTGATGATGCTTCTATGATGCATTTTCCTGCTAACTG gCCAATGCCAGCATCTGGACTGAATGCATCAGCTCCAACTCATTTTACCATCTTATTCAATGGGAACACTTTTGTCTATGATGGAATTAATACAGAGAAG GTGCAAGAGATAATGCTTATTGCTGCTGCATATGCCAAGTCTGCTGAAGTGAAAATTGGGACACAATCTTCATTCACTCCACTCATTCCCACTTCCACAAGTTCTTCTCCTGCACAAAGAAATTCCAACAACTTGCCTTCAAAACAATCTGTGTGCTTTCCTGCAGAAAAGAGTTCCATTTGCAGGCTGCAAG AATTTCCGTTAGCACGTAGACAATCTCTTCAGAGGTTTCTTGAGAAGCGACGAGTCAG gtTGTTTAGCAAAGCCCCTTATGGTTTCTCAAAAAACATGGCTGGCCTCTATGATGACAATAGTCCAGGGAACATAGAGAACAGCTTTTATGATGACAATAGTCCACAAGATTTTGCTTCTTAA
- the LOC112722728 gene encoding ankyrin repeat protein SKIP35: MRKESRMATSYCCNAKKIKSAEFIDCEPGSIEKSGLENKLCRQERIEIGRLFQGAVSSHDWELAESLILYTDPQTLNDALCITVDSIWFLRTEVELKGITEFIKKLVADGACDFTRAVQRTSFLAACVSACQSRTVCLADTISIMAQRLHERLQECNGDEILKVEASAKVQKFTEWALKCISAHSRLQDVDNVGHISAIEVQLQLSGFKMFLDLAGNRLTGKDFSEAFDAACFPLTLFSSSFDPSWALGISATVIQGLLGMLVDGGADNVNQCFLEASRFGSTELVRILLQIAQRNNLDVDVDLALGFASHYCKIGTMECLVEEGNAIAFLGPLMRAAERGCIQVVEWFVQRGSRDMELCLALTAATSSCQVDIAAYILPHVPRHVLSTLSIEIIKAAGERSGGSLDGVAFLLQSDFLGDPASTYAVADIIAKSEDEGVASELRTFLHEHWSEAAYLEGVRLGQEHYMNLLRIIKWGGCLKDLPIPLIIAIAYLPLYRECSKAGGCLFSQRLRGQLVEATRRLGNTDDRVFDDLTNSRELLLVLEHHLPDFLVSTPID; this comes from the exons ATGAGGAAAGAATCAAGAATGGCAACCTCTTATTGTTGCAATGCCAAGAAGATCAAATCTGCAGAATTTATAGATTGTGAACCAGGAAGCATTGAGAAAAGTGGTTTGGAAAATAAATTATGTAGACAAGAAAGGATTGAAATCGGTCGGTTGTTTCAAGGTGCAGTGAGTTCCCATGATTGGGAGCTAGCAGAAAGTTTGATTTTGTATACCGATCCACAAACACTTAATGATGCCTTGTGTATCACAGTAGATTCCATATGGTTCTTGAGAACAGAGGTGGAACTTAAAGGGATAACTGAATTTATCAAGAAGTTAGTTGCCGACGGTGCTTGTGACTTCACAAGAGCTGTTCAAAGGACTTCATTTCTTGCTGCATGTGTCTCTGCTTGCCAGAGCAGGACAGTATGCCTTGCTGATACAATTAGTATAATGGCCCAAAG GTTGCATGAGCGTCTCCAAGAGTGCAATGGTGATGAAATCTTGAAGGTAGAAGCTAGTGCTAAGGTTCAAAAGTTTACCGAATGGGCTCTAAAATGTATAAGCGCCCATTCACGACTTCAGGATGTCGATAATGTTGGACACATCTCGGCCATTGAGGTCCAGCTCCAGTTATCTGGCTTTAAGATGTTCCTTGATCTTGCTGGAAATCGCCTTACAGGGAAGGATTTCAGTGAGGCATTTGATGCGGCATGCTTTCCTCTTACTCTTTTCTCAAGCTCATTTGATCCAAGTTGGGCACTTGGCATATCAGCTACTGTGATCCAAGGTTTACTGGGAATGTTAGTAGATGGTGGTGCTGACAATGTTAATCAGTGCTTCTTGGAGGCGTCGCGATTTGGTAGTACAGAACTCGTGAGAATATTATTGCAG ATTGCACAAAGGAATAACCTGGATGTTGATGTTGACTTGGCATTAGGCTTTGCTTCCCATTATTGCAAAATAGGGACTATGGAGTGTTTGGTGGAAGAGGGGAATGCCATAGCATTTCTAGGCCCTTTGATGAGAGCTGCCGAAAGGGGCTGCATTCAAGTTGTTGAGTGGTTTGTACAAAGGGGTAGCCGAGACATGGAGCTATGCCTTGCCCTTACAGCAGCCACTTCTAGCTGCCAAGTTGACATAGCTGCATACATTCTTCCACATGTACCTCGGCATGTCCTTTCTACGCTTAGTATCGAAATTATCAAGGCTGCCGGTGAGCGCAGCGGCGGATCTCTTGACGGCGTAGCATTTCTGCTGCAATCCGATTTCTTAGGTGATCCTGCATCTACTTATGCTGTTGCAGATATCATTGCTAAATCAGAGGATGAGGGTGTTGCTTCTGAACTAAGGACTTTTCTCCATGAGCATTGGTCAGAAGCAGCATACTTGGAAGGAGTAAGGCTAGGACAAGAGCATTACATGAACCTGTTAAGAATCATTAAATGGGGAGGGTGTTTAAAAGATCTTCCAATTCCATTGATAATTGCTATTGCTTATCTCCCTCTTTATAGAGAGTGTAGCAAAGCTGGTGGCTGTTTGTTTTCCCAAAGGCTTAGGGGACAATTGGTGGAGGCCACAAGAAGGCTTGGGAATACTGATGATAGGGTGTTTGATGATCTTACCAATTCTAGAGAACTTCTGCTTGTTCTAGAGCATCACCTTCCTGATTTTCTAGTTTCTACGCCCATTGACTAG